CACAAGAAATAATAGTTCATAGAACTAACATGGTTATGGTCTTTTGTTGTTTAGCTACACAAAAGACTGTAGATGGTCCATCAATGAAGGATTGGCGTGGTGGCCGTGGAGCTGGACAAAATATCATTCCTAGTTCCACTGGTGCTGCAAAGGTATGAATACGAGATTGAAATTCTGGATATGGATTTTTGTTTGGTGATGAAATCCGATATGACCTTATTTATTTGGTATTTTAGGCTGTTGGAAAAGTTCTTCCCGAACTCAATGGAAAACTCACTGGAATGGCCTTCCGAGTCCCAACACCCAATGTCTCTGTGGTGGACCTAACTTGTCGACTTGAGAAGAGTGCATCTTATGAAGATGTCAAAGCAGCTATTAAGTATGTCCGTTTTAGTTCCAATCTTACATTTTATTTGACcaaaattaagttttttaaAGTACAGTTTTGCAGAAATAACTGACATTCTGATCTTCAAATGAAGGTATGCATCAGAGGGACCCATGAAAGGTATTCTTGGTTATACCGACGAGGATGTGGTCTCTAACGATTTTGTCAGTGACACAAGGTAACCCTCTATTTCTCTGTCCTGAGTGAGCATGCCGTATGGCAGTGCATACTACATAGGGTAGTTTTTTCTTGCATCTGAAGATCATAAGACGATAAGTAGGAGTGTCAAAACCGGTTGTCATATCATAATCGTATTTTGTGATCTATGGATTCCACGTGATTATATATGGTGTAAATGCAACAAGAATCATAATCGTGTCAAATTGATTGTATTAGGTGGGTTATCTCTGTACATCGTGTTGTCATGTCAGAAATTGACAGCCCTAATGATAAGATTCTAATccttttaatattgcctaaaatAGCTCTTTAACAGATGTGTGCTTTACCACTGTAGTAGTTACACAGATCTTTCCGTTCACGTTTCCGTTTTTTTCGGTTTCCATTACTGTTTCGTAGCTAAATTTTCTTAGAAAGTTCATTTCCGTTTTCCGTTTTCGTGCAACATAGCCCTTATTGAAGTGGCTTGTTTATTCTAATCGACTTCTATTACCCCAGGTCAAGCATATTTGACGCCAAGGCCGGAATAGGATTGAGCTCTTCATTCATGAAGTTGGTGTCATGGTACGACAACGAATGGGGTTACAGGTAtatcatttctctctctctctctctctctctctcaaacatTCACCCGAACTGGTCCTAACGTACATTACAATCTAAAACTTTCTCGCAGCAACCGAGTGCTGGACCTGATAGAGCACATGTCATTGGTGGCAGCACGCAACTAAAGAAGTTTTCTGCTGCGTTGCCCGACAATTTTAGTGTGCACATTGAGTTTCATTCGAAGCGTAGTTACAGATTCCATAGCGATTCGGTCTTTTTTGCCTAAACTTGAATTCTTCTGAAATAATGTGATGGTGAACATACGATTGAGGTCTGTCAATTAATACAACCTCTGCCAGGGACTTTTATTGTCTGATTATAGAGAATGTCGAATTAGTTATCGttctttttgttttataatCTTCCTTATCGAGTTGACTTattataccattttagacgtgCATATTTTGGGTTAAGCTTTACGAGAATTGTCTTGTAAAGTTTGGGGTTTTATCTACTCAAAATTGTAATAGAGGAAAAACAGTTAGTAGGGTGTTAAAACGGATTGTCGTGCCAAAGTGTACTGCGGGGTTATACTTGTGCTAGTATTATAAAAAGATAATAACTTTAAGTATATATTGTGAAAATAAAAGTTGTAATGTTAAACGGGTTGTGTTAAGTGATTTACtatttactttaaaaaaaagtgatttactattaaaaattgtttaaaaaatatgtacttaaaaatttgaaaaaaaatatattaatttagcCTAAATCGACCATTACTTCTTCTGAAAAtgcatataaaaatattttattttactattttagtaaaattaaaagtaattgaaacagttaaaattttaaaatgcatTGTTTCAATTCTGAAAATCAATTAATGACATTATTTTGAGGATAAATTACATTCATAGCTTCTGAGCTTTGCACTTCATTAtgattgttttattttaaaattggaTATGTCTCTAAACATAATGATCCATTTTAAATTCACCATATCAAAGTGACCAAATGATGATCTTAGAACTATATTTCTTTTGAAcgtcttttttttcaaattacaattttatatatttctCTCTAAATTTTCTCTTTAATTTTCTCTTTAACCAAACAACAcgtaaataaatttaaaattaaaaaatcaaaagttACTCAAAATATTAACTTCTATAAGACAGGGTTACCTACAATTAGATTAATCATATTGATGACATTAAAAAGAGTTATGTAGTATACTGTAAAATTTAGAGATGATAATGTTTACCCTAAACTGAGATAGAGCTGTAATACATTAATTGTAGTTCATAtatattatgtaaataaaataaaataaaaacacagTAATAATTACATCTGTAAACCATATTTGAAATTATGGCACAAGAAGCTCAATATTGCAGTGATTCCTCATATCATTTCatataaaaaagagaaagaaaaagaaaaatcaaaacatttttctttctatttaaCAGAACCGCAATCTGCTCAAACATATATAAAAATTCCCTAACATATCAAGCAACCCCATTACAAAAGCCTCCAAAACCCTaagttataataataataaaaaaataaaaataacaccaAAACTATACACCAAgagaaattataaaaaagaaaaaaaaaaacaccgcCAACACTACCACCACGACAACCACCGGAGCCGGCACCACCAATATTAATAGtgaataaaaagaataaaaggaGAGAGTATAGTTTTTGAGTCTACAAAACACATTTATTACACTGGTATAACATCATTCTTTGAAGTGTCTTCACATCTTAAAACGATGCCTTCTAGGCTCGCCGGAAATATGCATTTCCCCCATTGACACCCTGTTGTGATTGGTTCCGGTGGTGGGACAATCATAAGCACGTTATCGTTCCGTTGAACAACTCCCATTACACTAACTGTGCTTCCTTCTTTAATGTACCTGCATATATGATATCCTCAAGTTTAAAAGCTGAGAGCTTTCATTTAGAACGAACTCAGGAATAATCGGGAAATGGATAAGAGTTTAACTTGTCAATTGCTGTTAGATTATTTTCGATATTTGTGATGTTTTGTTCTTTCGTTGGTCATTGTTTCACTCCtaaggtttggtttggtttggttcttTTTATGGCTACTTTCTGTGGTTTAGAATTGAAAAACAACAGGTAAAAGCTATTTCAGACAGAAAATCAGCTAACATCTACCGGGATTCAAGTTTTATCCACTCGTTAAGAAAATAAACTTAAGAAACTAACCAGGgttatgaaaaaagaaaaatgaaagcaAAATGATAAGCACATTATCGTTCTTATAAACGAAACGACTCCTATTAGCTAACTGTGCTTCCTTCTTTAATGTACTTACCAGCACACATATGATTTCCCCAAGTTTAAAAGCTGAGAGGTTTCATTTAGGATAGACTCGGAAATATAATCGGGAAACGGAAAAGAGTTTAACTTGTCAACTGTTGTTACATTATTTTCGATATTTGTGATGTTTTGTTCTTTCATTGGTCATTGTTTCACTTCTAAGTGCCATTTGGTTCTCCTTTTTATAGCTACTTTTTGTCATTTAGAATTGAAAAACAACCAGTGAAAGCTATTTTGGACGGATAATCAGCTAACGTCTACCAGTATTCAAGTTTTATCCGCTCATTGAGAAAATAATCTTAAGAAACAAAAAATGAAGTATAGCTGCTATAGCTCAATTAGTAAGAGATTCTTATTATTACCCTTCTTTCATTCGCATGATCCGATCGTCCCTCGAAAGATTCCTCTCTCCCAACCACCGGATGAACTCTGGAGACAGCTCTTCAGTACTTGGATTGACATCAATGACAAGGGAGTCATCAACATAAGGAGTCACCCTCGCGCCATAACCAGTTTTAACCAATGCTCTCAACCCAGATTGGAAATCGGAGATGTAGAAGTCAACTGCACGCCTCTGTTATATCAAATTAACAAACAAATATCAGGCGAATTAGCATATCTTCATTCATAAGTCGTGTAATGGATACTCAATCAGAGAACTACAAAAGCAATAGTAATAAGAGAATTATCAAAATTAACAGAACTGAGACGGTGAAAATAAGTGTTTCGGGGATACTGAAAAAGTTGGCACTCTCTAGACAGTAAGAACTCAGAGTAAGTTTCAATCAGAGACCTAAGAACGTTGATAACAGCAAAATAGAGCATTACAAAAAATAGTAACGAGAGAATTATCAAATTAACAGCACTGAGACAGTGAAAATAAGTGATTCTCTAGACCGTAAGTTGGTATCTCTAGACCGTAAGAACTCAGAGTAAGTTCAGCTCCCAACCATCTGTTCATGCATCAGATAAAAGCCTTTTTTTGAGTGCATGATGGATATATGACTACGCACTTCCCAATTCTAAATATATTTGAAAATGTAGAGAAGTCTCTCATTCTATGACCAAAATTATACTattaatgtatatataaaaatgaatAGGGGCTATTGGGGTAAGCAGGGGACTGGAATCTGTTGAAATTTGCTGACATTTAACAAGCATCCAATAAATGTGCTCAGCCAGCAGTTGAATTACTCACTTCTAATGATCGGAGTCCCCATGTGAAGCGACGATGCGTTGGATTGGCTGCTTTTGAATCCCATCCTCGATATTCAAACAGACTCGTGGAGGTGTATACACATCTTGGAACTTTTTGGAAGGATGATTCGAGAGGCACATTACCGCATGTGACAACCTTCAGAAACACAGCAAAGGAATTGACATAATTTTAGTTATGTAGATAGAGGCACTAATTGGttgaaatataattaaaagGAATGAGGATTACCCCAGATATCTTAACAAATTGCCCGTTCTTGGCATTTCGTAGCTCAGCATCTGGATAGCGTGAAATGAAACCCATGATAGCAACTCTTCCGAAGAAAGTATTCCATATGAACAATCCAGCGACAGCACCAAATAGAACCACAACTACGATAAGCAGAATGGCATTATGCACTGCTCCGAGTATAAAACCACCCGCAATGAAACCCATGACAAAAAGTAGAATCAGTGACCACAATATTGGCTTCGGGAAATTCTTTTTAAAGGAAAAGTCATCTTCTTGGCTAAGGATAGTCACAGCTTGATTGTGAACAACAGCAGGAATTTTCATTGAACCCATTGACTCCAAAGGACCCGATACCTTCCGAGGAGCGCCAGAAGAATTTAGTGGACCTGAAGAAATAGGCCCTGATGTAATGAGGCCAGTTGCAGGAAGAACAGGGGGAAGTGGGCCAGAGTTTTGTCGACCAGAGGGTGTCACTCCGCCTGATTGAGGGCCAGATGACTTCTTTACAGGATCCCCGTGTCTATTTAAGGGTCCAGAATTTGATTTCTTTAATGAAGCTGAACCAGAAACAGCTCCGGAAGATGTAACCCCTGCAGTGGTATAGGCAGCCCGAGCTGCTGCATTAGGCATAATTGGTCCTGAATGTGATGCAGCACCTCCAAATGACCCTGTCCTTGAAGGAGCACCAGTTATAGGTCCAGATTTCCGGGATTTTGAGCCGTCCATGGGGATGTCAAACATTTTACCCAATTCTCCTGACTTTTTAATATCGCCACCAGTGTATGGCATGGCTACGGAGCTCATTGTTGGAGTCCTTTCCTTCGGCTGCTCAGGCCGGCCCGACACATAAAGGCCATTGCTGAGCTGATGAGATGGGAATCGAGAACCCATCTAACTGTTTTAAGAGACCGCAGGAGAGATTATGCAAAAAGCTAATATTTAGCTTGGTATAGTGGTCAATGATATCCtaagaaaacaaaacaattaaGGATTTAGAGACATCATTCAACACGAAAGAAAATAAAGCACAGATTCAGGTTATCTATTCACCAGAATTCAATTGAGAAGAAGAATTTGGCACGCCACACAAAAGAAGGGACTCGAACTAGAACTAAGTGATATGGATAATACTGTGACAATGTAATGTTAAAAATTGAAAGCAAAGGATTCAAAAACTCCAATAGCTAATATTTACCTCGGTATAGTGGTCAATGATATCCtaagaaaacaaaagaattaAGGACTTAGAGACATCATTcaacacaaaagaaaataaagcacAGATTCAGGTTATTTATTCAACCAGAATTCAATTGAGAAGAAGAATTTGGCACGCCACACAAAAGAAGGGACTCGAACTAGAACTAAGTGACACAGATAATATTGTGCCAATGTAAtgttaaaaatcaaaagaaaaggaTTAAAAAACTCCAATAGCTGCTGGTACACGTTTGAcacaattatcatttttgttgcatttacaTCATATATAATCACATCAAATATACACATCACATTAACACTGATTATGACACGACAACCCATTTTGATACCACTACAATTACCTAGGTAAAAACTCCATAAAATCAGTTATTATGAATAAACTCTGAAAACACGAAGGCCATAATGTTCTAGCTAGACCAAGAAACCATCCAAACGTCAAACTAAAGTCCGGGCCTGTATCGTTATTGTAGTAGCTATAAGTAGTTGAATCTCAATCCTAGCCCAACACTCTATATCTACCATTTGGAGTAAAACAGCAAAAAGGAACTACAAAAACAAGAACCAAATGAGCACTTTGTTTAAATGTTCCTAGAGAAATAAAAGAACTGATattgaagaaaaacagaaatttGAAACCCTTCTCAAGCAGAGACTTCAACATAACAAATCGAAGCACTCAAATTGCGGAATCAATGGAAAGCAGACAATTGAAACCAAATAATCTCAGATCAccaaataaaatcaaataaaatccCAAAACAGTGTTTATGTTATTGTTATCTCAACCATACTAAAACTGTTAGAACCTAGATTCAGAGGGAAGTCAACCACTAAAAGTTCAAATCTAAATCAACAGAACAAAACCAGCAGCGCTCAAATCAACTAATCAACCATTCAGAGATCACCACAACCAACACAGAAAACGCCAGGACATAAGATCTAGGGATTTTGACACAAGAATACTCCAATAATACGACAACTTACATTCACTGCCATCgattttttgttttcttccattttctcacGGGCCAAACAGACAAAATTATAATCCAAAAACCTCTCATCTCCACCAAGAATTCGCCAAACAGAAAATACCATTGCATACACAGAAACCGACGAACAGAGGATGAAAAATTCTAACCGGAAAAAAAAACGACCAAATTAGCAAGATCTAATTGATTAAGTAAACATTACAAGGATTAAAACCTCAGTTGAGTTAAGAGTTAACAACGTATACCTAAAACAGAATGCTAAATCTAGGGCAAAAAAAGGCACATAAATCCATCATTAATAGAAATAGTAACCAAAATAGTATCAAAAGTACCAAATGCGCAACTCAAATCGAGAAAACTAACCAAACCTAGATCACATTTGGAGCAAAAACAAAGAAACTGAGAGAGATCTAATGTTTCCGAGAGCAAAATGCAGCAacgagaagaagagaaagggcAAAATAGGAAACACAACTAAAAATCCATACCTGAAGATGAAGATGTAGCAGAAGAAGCGGTAGGTATTGAAATCTgatgaagaagacgaagaagaagatgattaGGAGGAGGAATCACTACTAATTGCAGTAAAATTAACATGAGTGAATCAAAAGACGTATAGTAAAGTCTTAGTACTGGTAAacaaatctctctctctctctcctctctctttctctctctatctctatcTTCTCTGAATCAAATCAACCCACTATCTCTGTAATCTCTcactaaaaatgtaaaaatctctttctctctctctaaaaatctttttcttttttgtgagTGTCACTTGAGAGAGCCGCAACAACTGGTGAGTTGTCTCGTCCGGCAAAAGCCTCCAAATTCAAGGAAACATTATTATTAAGCAAACCCCAATTTTTTAGGCTTAATTACACTTACGGTCCTTCAAATATAATGAACTTAACACTAATGTTacaaaagttaattttttttatggtaaGATTATCCAACTCTACTTGTCTCCGTTTATTTCCATTTTTCGGAACTACTTTTTTCCTTTCAATACTAAATAGGAAATAAAAAGTGTTTGGTAGAATTTTGAAACAGCTGCTTTTTATGGAAAAACAACTAATATCTACTGCATATCAGCAGCAGCAAACAGGAACATCTGAAACAAATGGGTCCTACGATCCGGTTTGGTAAAAAGCTTTTTTGGGTAAAATTAGAAGTTTCAGCCAATTTAGAGGATTTGACTAGTCAATCCTCTAATAGTTGTGTTTGGTGAAAAGATGTTTGAAAGAGTTTTATGGATTCAAAACGCTAGgtctgtttggtaaagagttttTCGGGTGAAATTAGAGGGTTGAGCCACTTTTTAAagattttgactagtcaaacctgaCTCTTATAGTGGTGTTTGGTAACGAGATGTTTGAAAGAGCTTTATGAAtttaaaaagctaattttgaaaaagttgtttttaggagttttttcaatggcttaatacatcatttgcccccgaacttgtccaaaaagcttgattggccccctgaacttttaaaatgttccgatagccccctgaacttgtataaaatattcagttagccccctgaacttgtgtaaaatgtaatcaattgatcacttggttgaaaaaaaaaagtaagttaaatgcgaaaaatgtattgtacaagtcttaaaaaaaagtaaaacgaccaagatcgggatatgcagttctaatattagagaagacaaattgtataattgagcaagtaataatttcatttttaatttattttttaattatgtaataacattcgaagatgcgtggaatatatcttctgcatttaacttactgTTTTGCGACTGAgtgatcaattaattacattttacgcaagtttagggggctaactggatattttatgcaagttcaggggataaatgatatattaagcctttttcaattagtttattgtGTGAATTACTATACTCAGCCTCAaattcccacctctagccccgtgaaaagaCCGAAATACCCTTTAGACAATTTTTAgaattctcaaatcctctcaaacaacctaaactctctttaatctaatccggactaatttatcaataaaaacaTGGATCGGTAAAGGAAAGGGACCTATGATACGTATTTCcgtttgattttgatgttttttgGACGTTTTTTTGCATCGGATTTTGCTGTTATTCAAAATCGAAATCGGGATATGGGGCGTGTGGAGATCACGCTGTCACCTCTGGtgcggcgtatgaacatcacgccgcaccacaagtgatttttttttttaatttagttgaatttaattaaatttttgttatttttaatttgtttaatttagtttaactaaatttttatattgtaaatttaatttgtttaagtttagttgttgtaaattttattttgtttaactaaatttttattttgctaatttattttgttaattttagttaatatttattcatgaacttatattattgttacgggttttaattaaaattgtatgtTATTTacaggttttaattaaaattgtgtaGTTTGAACacgtaacaggtatttacgggtttaattgaaTAGCGGACTAAATTTTTTTGccctcccgacacgcgggcgtgtggctattaCGCCCCACCCTGAGGTCGGGCGTGTAGCTATCACACCTCaccgtgtggctatcacgcctcaccgtgtggctAAATATAACAACACCCTTTATTGTTTAATCTTTTTGAAAGACATTGTTAGAGAGCTTGTAACCAATATTGTTTTCTCCTTATTTTTGTAATCCactttttatattttaagttgtaactattttttttatatcatagATTTTATCTTAAATGAACTGtaaaattgtattttatttcaatttctttaaaGTATCTTAATATTGTATTTTTATCTCAAATAAAaggttattatttatttatctcatatataatttaataataattatttagctatttatttaattttattaaaataatagtaatacgtattgaattttttttgaacgGAAATTGCATTAATGGGTCGTTAAACGACAAAACTTAAGTACAGATAAGGGAATAAAACATggtaaaacattaaaaataactCGGCTAGCATGTTGTGAGGCCGCTCGTGCCAAGGAATGAGCTAAGCCATTTGCTTTCCGTCTAATGTAACAGGTAGTAAACCCGTTGCTGGTGGTCAAGATAGATTGAATTTGGCCGATAATGTCTCTAAACTCAGAAATATCAACCACAGTGGAATGAACCGTCTTCCAAGTTTCCTGCGAGTCGGTTTCAAAAATAACAGTTTCGTGACTTAGTTCCCGAACCCATTGCATAGC
The DNA window shown above is from Euphorbia lathyris chromosome 1, ddEupLath1.1, whole genome shotgun sequence and carries:
- the LOC136220597 gene encoding uncharacterized membrane protein At1g16860-like; the encoded protein is MGSRFPSHQLSNGLYVSGRPEQPKERTPTMSSVAMPYTGGDIKKSGELGKMFDIPMDGSKSRKSGPITGAPSRTGSFGGAASHSGPIMPNAAARAAYTTAGVTSSGAVSGSASLKKSNSGPLNRHGDPVKKSSGPQSGGVTPSGRQNSGPLPPVLPATGLITSGPISSGPLNSSGAPRKVSGPLESMGSMKIPAVVHNQAVTILSQEDDFSFKKNFPKPILWSLILLFVMGFIAGGFILGAVHNAILLIVVVVLFGAVAGLFIWNTFFGRVAIMGFISRYPDAELRNAKNGQFVKISGVVTCGNVPLESSFQKVPRCVYTSTSLFEYRGWDSKAANPTHRRFTWGLRSLERRAVDFYISDFQSGLRALVKTGYGARVTPYVDDSLVIDVNPSTEELSPEFIRWLGERNLSRDDRIMRMKEGYIKEGSTVSVMGVVQRNDNVLMIVPPPEPITTGCQWGKCIFPASLEGIVLRCEDTSKNDVIPV